The Geodermatophilaceae bacterium NBWT11 genome has a segment encoding these proteins:
- the galK gene encoding galactokinase, whose translation MTFRELFGADPEGVWLAPGRANVIGEHTDYNGGYVLPIALPHRVLASVGRRTDGLLSVASVQQPGVHVELPMTELRPGNPGGWAGYVAGVATQFELPGGLSVLVDGDVPAGAGLSSSAAVTCSVALALRDLLRPDLAVDDLVDVARRAENDFVGAPTGILDQSASLLCRAGHALFLDTRDRSTAHVPLDLAAAGLALLVVDTGHTHSHADGGYGDRRRECEAAAADLGVTALRDATVETVATIADDVLRRRARHIVTEDDRVLEVVRLLTDGSDPRAIGPVLTAGHASLRDDFEISTPELDAVVDTALAAGAHGARMVGGGFGGSAIVLVDTDSLDAVTAAVQPAGGTYRTFVAVPGPGAHRLS comes from the coding sequence GTGACCTTCCGCGAGCTGTTCGGCGCCGACCCCGAGGGTGTCTGGCTGGCCCCCGGCCGGGCCAACGTGATCGGCGAGCACACCGACTACAACGGCGGCTACGTGCTGCCCATCGCCCTGCCGCACCGGGTGCTGGCCTCGGTCGGGCGCCGCACCGACGGACTGCTCTCGGTGGCGTCGGTGCAGCAGCCCGGCGTGCACGTCGAGCTGCCGATGACCGAGCTGCGACCGGGCAACCCCGGGGGCTGGGCCGGCTACGTCGCCGGCGTGGCCACCCAGTTCGAGCTGCCCGGCGGGCTGTCGGTGCTCGTCGACGGCGACGTCCCGGCCGGCGCCGGCCTGTCGTCCTCGGCCGCGGTGACCTGCTCGGTGGCCCTGGCGCTGCGCGACCTGCTCCGCCCGGACCTCGCCGTGGACGACCTCGTCGACGTCGCCCGGCGGGCCGAGAACGACTTCGTCGGCGCGCCCACCGGGATCCTCGACCAGTCGGCCTCGCTGCTCTGCCGGGCCGGTCACGCGCTCTTCCTGGACACCCGGGACCGCTCCACCGCCCACGTGCCCCTGGACCTGGCCGCGGCCGGCCTGGCGCTGCTGGTGGTCGACACCGGGCACACCCACAGCCACGCCGACGGTGGCTACGGCGACCGGCGCCGGGAGTGCGAGGCGGCCGCCGCCGACCTCGGGGTCACCGCGCTGCGGGACGCCACCGTGGAGACCGTCGCGACGATCGCCGACGACGTGCTGCGCCGCCGCGCCCGGCACATCGTGACCGAGGACGACCGGGTGCTCGAGGTCGTCCGGCTGCTCACCGACGGCAGCGACCCCCGGGCGATCGGCCCCGTGCTCACCGCCGGGCACGCCTCGCTGCGCGACGACTTCGAGATCTCCACCCCCGAGCTCGACGCCGTCGTCGACACCGCGCTGGCCGCGGGCGCGCACGGCGCGCGCATGGTGGGCGGCGGCTTCGGCGGCAGCGCGATCGTGCTGGTCGACACGGATTCCCTGGACGCCGTCACCGCCGCCGTCCAGCCCGCCGGCGGCACCTACCGCACCTTCGTCGCCGTCCCCGGCCCGGGAGCCCACCGCCTCAGCTGA
- a CDS encoding NUDIX hydrolase, translating into MSSLAERLTPAAGGALWRRGPGGVLETAVVHRPKYDDWSLPKGKLDAGEHPLQAAVREVVEETGLQVAVGRRSVQTRYTHRAGPKRVDYWTMQHVAGDFVVNDEVDELRWLPVPEASRLVTHPHDAAVLTDLARADVPRTPTLLLVRHASAGERSDFDGPDDDRPLDARGRSQARRLAQVLTAFGPTEILSAPPLRCRQTVAPLSRALGLPVGEVPELGEDGFGADPQAGLDVVRRLLEPRSTPGVTVVASQGGAIPSVLMALGVQHATTGGALWPPAAKGSVWVLGGHPGALLADYYRDFPVDPDAPA; encoded by the coding sequence GTGAGCTCGCTGGCTGAGCGCCTCACCCCGGCCGCCGGGGGTGCGCTCTGGCGGCGTGGTCCCGGCGGGGTGCTGGAGACCGCGGTGGTGCACCGGCCCAAGTACGACGACTGGTCGCTGCCCAAGGGCAAGCTGGACGCCGGGGAGCACCCGCTGCAGGCCGCCGTCCGCGAGGTCGTGGAGGAGACCGGGCTGCAGGTCGCCGTCGGCCGGCGCAGCGTGCAGACCCGGTACACCCACCGGGCCGGCCCCAAGCGGGTCGACTACTGGACGATGCAGCACGTCGCCGGGGACTTCGTGGTCAACGACGAGGTCGACGAGCTCCGCTGGCTGCCCGTGCCCGAGGCCAGCCGGCTGGTCACCCACCCGCACGACGCCGCGGTGCTCACCGACCTGGCCCGCGCCGACGTGCCCCGGACGCCGACCCTGCTGCTGGTGCGGCACGCCAGCGCCGGGGAGCGGTCGGACTTCGACGGCCCGGACGACGACCGCCCGCTGGACGCCCGCGGCCGCTCGCAGGCCCGCCGGCTGGCCCAGGTCCTCACCGCCTTCGGTCCCACGGAGATCCTGTCCGCTCCCCCGCTGCGCTGCCGGCAGACCGTCGCCCCGCTGTCCCGGGCGCTGGGCCTGCCGGTCGGCGAGGTGCCCGAGCTGGGCGAGGACGGCTTCGGCGCCGACCCGCAGGCCGGGCTGGACGTCGTCCGTCGTCTGCTCGAGCCGCGCAGCACCCCGGGGGTGACCGTGGTGGCCAGCCAGGGCGGCGCCATCCCGTCGGTGCTCATGGCGCTGGGGGTGCAGCACGCCACCACCGGCGGTGCGCTCTGGCCGCCGGCGGCCAAGGGCAGCGTGTGGGTCCTCGGCGGTCACCCGGGGGCGCTGCTGGCCGACTACTACCGGGACTTCCCGGTCGACCCGGACGCCCCGGCCTGA
- a CDS encoding CPBP family intramembrane metalloprotease, which yields MGGRPVTPPGAPPFDRPQPYERLMRARDWAWWRPVLGLLLFSVLYAVAAVLVVVAVLVTGVVPEANLLDLVDPGVLLMTNLSLIVAIPIVWACWAVAHGMRPGWSSSVTGRLRWRLFRPLTWRALLTLGVGVLVTIGISLTAESGTITGPDSSYVWLLLVVLLTTPLQSAAEEYVFRGYLTQALTAWIRSEKAGPVIAALVTATLFSAAHAPPDVLTFADRFAFGLAASWVTNLTGGLEAAIVLHAVNNVVVFLTIGLLGDEVATAVPPAGIGLLVTLLDLVAMGAYVWLVARSRAVLRPELVSPAVDLRGTQARQPTWVPAPPLPPFGGPPGPPAPDPRWSRQGVREAREGIG from the coding sequence GTGGGAGGTCGACCGGTCACCCCGCCCGGGGCCCCGCCCTTCGACCGACCGCAGCCCTACGAGCGGCTGATGCGGGCCCGCGACTGGGCCTGGTGGCGTCCGGTGCTGGGCCTGCTGCTGTTCTCCGTGCTCTACGCCGTGGCCGCCGTCCTCGTCGTGGTCGCGGTGCTGGTCACCGGCGTGGTGCCCGAGGCCAACCTGCTCGACCTGGTCGACCCCGGCGTGCTGCTGATGACCAACCTGTCGCTCATCGTCGCGATCCCGATCGTCTGGGCCTGCTGGGCGGTCGCGCACGGCATGCGGCCGGGCTGGTCGTCGTCGGTCACCGGCCGGCTGCGCTGGCGGCTGTTCCGACCGCTCACCTGGCGCGCCCTGCTCACCCTGGGCGTCGGCGTGCTGGTGACCATCGGGATCAGCCTGACCGCCGAGTCCGGCACGATCACCGGCCCCGACTCCAGCTACGTCTGGCTGCTGCTCGTGGTGCTGCTGACCACGCCGCTGCAGTCCGCCGCCGAGGAGTACGTCTTCCGCGGCTACCTGACCCAGGCCCTCACCGCGTGGATCCGCTCGGAGAAGGCCGGGCCGGTCATCGCCGCGCTGGTGACGGCCACGCTCTTCTCGGCCGCACACGCCCCGCCGGACGTGCTGACCTTCGCAGACCGGTTCGCCTTCGGGCTCGCCGCCTCGTGGGTCACGAACCTCACCGGGGGGCTGGAGGCGGCGATCGTGCTGCACGCGGTGAACAACGTGGTGGTCTTCCTGACCATCGGGCTCCTCGGCGACGAGGTGGCCACCGCGGTGCCCCCGGCCGGCATCGGGCTGCTGGTCACCCTGCTCGACCTGGTCGCCATGGGCGCCTACGTCTGGCTCGTCGCCCGCTCCCGCGCGGTGCTGCGGCCCGAGCTCGTCAGCCCGGCCGTCGACCTCCGGGGGACACAGGCCCGGCAGCCCACCTGGGTGCCGGCCCCGCCGCTGCCCCCGTTCGGCGGGCCGCCGGGTCCGCCGGCGCCCGACCCGCGGTGGTCGCGGCAGGGGGTGCGTGAAGCCCGGGAGGGCATCGGGTAG
- the leuC gene encoding 3-isopropylmalate dehydratase large subunit: protein MGQTLAQKVYEQHVVRRTEGEPDLLYIDLHLVHEVTSPQAFDGLRAAGRTVRRPDLTMTTEDHNVPTTDLLAPIADPVSRAQVQALRDNAAEFGLRTAPMGDRDQGIVHVIGPQLGLTQPGMTIVCGDSHTSTHGAFGALAFGIGTSEVEHVLATQTLPQRPAKQMSVRVDGKLPLGVSAKDVILAVIAEIGTGGGQGHVIEYRGSAIEALSMESRMTICNMSIEAGARAGLIAPDRTTIDYLAGRPHAPQGADWDAALEAWARLRTDDDAVFDREVVIDAASLTPFVTWGTNPGQGLPIGASVPDPAQIADAGDRAAAESALEYMGLTAGTPLRDISVDTVFLGSCTNGRIEDLRVAAELLRGNHVAADTRMLVVPGSIGVKQQAEAEGLDAVFTAAGAEWRGAGCSMCLGMNPDQLSPGERSASTSNRNFQGRQGKGGRTHLVSPAVAAATAITGRLTAPADLQGAAL, encoded by the coding sequence GTGGGGCAGACCCTGGCGCAGAAGGTCTACGAACAGCACGTGGTGCGGCGCACCGAGGGCGAACCGGACCTGCTCTACATCGACCTGCACCTCGTCCACGAGGTCACCAGCCCCCAGGCCTTCGACGGCCTGCGCGCGGCCGGGCGCACCGTGCGACGTCCGGACCTCACGATGACCACCGAGGACCACAACGTCCCGACCACGGACCTGCTCGCGCCCATCGCCGACCCGGTCAGCCGGGCCCAGGTGCAGGCGCTGCGCGACAACGCCGCGGAGTTCGGCCTGCGCACCGCCCCGATGGGCGACCGCGACCAGGGCATCGTGCACGTCATCGGCCCGCAGCTGGGGCTCACCCAGCCCGGTATGACGATCGTCTGCGGGGACAGCCACACCTCCACGCACGGCGCCTTCGGCGCGCTGGCCTTCGGCATCGGCACCAGCGAGGTCGAGCACGTGCTGGCCACCCAGACGCTGCCCCAGCGCCCGGCCAAGCAGATGTCGGTCCGGGTCGACGGCAAGCTCCCCCTGGGCGTCAGCGCCAAGGACGTCATCCTGGCAGTCATCGCCGAGATCGGCACCGGTGGCGGGCAGGGCCACGTCATCGAGTACCGGGGCAGCGCGATCGAGGCGCTGTCGATGGAGTCGCGGATGACCATCTGCAACATGTCGATCGAGGCCGGCGCCCGCGCCGGGCTCATCGCCCCCGACCGGACGACGATCGACTACCTGGCCGGCCGCCCGCACGCCCCGCAGGGCGCCGACTGGGACGCCGCCCTGGAGGCCTGGGCGCGGCTGCGCACCGACGACGACGCGGTGTTCGACCGCGAGGTCGTCATCGACGCCGCGTCGCTCACCCCGTTCGTCACCTGGGGCACCAACCCCGGCCAGGGCCTGCCGATCGGCGCCTCGGTGCCCGACCCGGCGCAGATCGCCGACGCCGGTGACCGGGCCGCCGCGGAGTCCGCGCTGGAGTACATGGGCCTGACCGCCGGCACCCCGCTGCGGGACATCAGCGTGGACACCGTGTTCCTGGGCTCGTGCACCAACGGCCGGATCGAGGACCTGCGGGTCGCCGCCGAGCTGCTGCGCGGCAACCACGTCGCCGCCGACACCCGGATGCTGGTCGTCCCCGGCTCGATCGGGGTCAAGCAGCAGGCCGAGGCCGAGGGCCTGGACGCGGTCTTCACCGCCGCCGGGGCCGAGTGGCGCGGTGCGGGCTGCTCGATGTGCCTGGGGATGAACCCCGACCAGCTCTCCCCGGGGGAGCGGTCGGCCTCGACGTCCAACCGCAACTTCCAGGGCCGGCAGGGCAAGGGCGGGCGCACCCACCTGGTCTCGCCCGCCGTCGCGGCCGCCACGGCGATCACCGGGCGGCTGACGGCCCCCGCCGACCTGCAGGGAGCAGCGCTCTGA
- a CDS encoding IS30 family transposase, with the protein MRSSGLSVEQQDQLWARWRAGESLRGIGRSLGLSHATVHRHVTACGGRRPVARRRGPLALSVVEREEISRGIAAEASVRAIARVLGREPSTISRELARNGGREAYRAAAADAAADRRALRPKPAKLAIDGRLRAEVQRGLALEWSPQQIASRLVVDFPDDEAMRVSHETIYLTLFVQARGGLARELTRSLRTGRATRHPRGAKLPSGRGQLRGMVPISERPAEATDRAVPGHWEGDLVLGKLPSAVATLVERTTRFVALVALPEGKKAEQVHPALAAAIRRVPAQLRRSLTWDQGKEMAAHAQFTVATGVDVYFCDPKSPWQRGSNENTNGLLRQYLPKGADLTAFTQHDLDAIAARLNGRPRQTLDWKTPAEAFNEAVAHTR; encoded by the coding sequence GTGAGGTCGTCGGGGCTGTCGGTGGAGCAGCAGGATCAGTTGTGGGCGCGATGGCGGGCCGGTGAGTCACTGCGTGGCATCGGCCGGTCATTGGGGCTGTCGCATGCCACGGTGCACCGGCATGTCACGGCGTGTGGTGGCAGACGGCCGGTAGCGCGGCGGCGGGGGCCGCTGGCGTTGAGCGTGGTCGAGCGGGAGGAGATCAGCCGCGGGATCGCCGCCGAGGCGTCGGTGCGGGCGATCGCGCGTGTGTTGGGGCGGGAGCCCTCCACGATCAGCCGGGAGCTGGCCCGCAACGGCGGGCGGGAGGCCTACCGGGCCGCAGCAGCCGATGCCGCGGCCGATCGTCGGGCGCTGCGACCCAAGCCGGCGAAGCTGGCGATCGACGGGCGGCTTCGCGCGGAGGTGCAGCGTGGGCTGGCCCTGGAGTGGTCACCGCAGCAGATCGCGTCACGCTTGGTCGTGGACTTCCCCGACGATGAGGCGATGCGGGTCTCCCACGAGACGATCTACCTGACCTTGTTCGTGCAGGCCAGGGGCGGGTTGGCCCGTGAGTTGACCCGGTCGTTGCGCACCGGTCGGGCGACCCGGCACCCGCGCGGGGCCAAGTTGCCTTCCGGGCGTGGGCAGCTGCGCGGGATGGTCCCGATCTCCGAACGACCCGCCGAGGCCACCGACCGGGCGGTCCCCGGGCACTGGGAGGGCGACCTCGTCTTGGGCAAGCTGCCCAGTGCAGTGGCCACCCTGGTGGAGCGCACCACCCGGTTCGTGGCGTTGGTGGCGCTACCGGAAGGCAAGAAGGCCGAGCAGGTCCACCCGGCTCTGGCCGCAGCGATCAGGCGGGTGCCAGCCCAGCTGCGCCGGTCCCTGACCTGGGACCAGGGCAAGGAGATGGCCGCCCACGCACAGTTCACCGTGGCCACCGGCGTCGACGTCTATTTCTGCGACCCCAAGAGCCCCTGGCAGCGGGGCAGCAACGAGAACACCAACGGCCTCCTCCGCCAGTACCTGCCCAAGGGCGCCGACCTCACGGCCTTCACCCAGCACGACCTCGACGCCATCGCCGCACGACTCAACGGCCGACCCCGACAGACCCTGGACTGGAAGACTCCCGCCGAAGCATTCAACGAGGCCGTTGCACACACCCGTTGA
- a CDS encoding SDR family oxidoreductase, translating into MDLGISGRTALVTGADSGIGRETARMLLAEGVRVVITDVDAEALEKAAAELGDGVTAIAADLTDAADVDRLKTEVVAAIGDPQILVNAAGITGAQGLFHEIDEEGWRSTLEIDFFAVVRVVRAFVDGMRTAGWGRIVLLASEDAVQPYVDELPYCAAKAAVLSLTKGLSKSYGSDGVLVNAVSPAFIASPMTDAMMEKRAEENGTSVDEAIESFLEEERPGMELGRRGEVEEVASVITFLCSERASFVNGSNYRVDAGSVSTI; encoded by the coding sequence ATGGACCTCGGCATCAGCGGCCGCACCGCACTCGTCACCGGAGCGGACTCCGGCATCGGCCGCGAGACCGCCCGCATGCTGCTCGCCGAGGGCGTGCGCGTCGTCATCACCGACGTGGACGCCGAGGCCCTCGAGAAGGCCGCTGCCGAGCTGGGCGACGGCGTCACCGCCATCGCCGCCGACCTCACCGACGCCGCCGACGTCGACCGCCTCAAGACCGAGGTCGTCGCCGCCATCGGCGACCCGCAGATCCTGGTCAACGCCGCCGGCATCACCGGCGCGCAGGGGCTCTTCCACGAGATCGACGAGGAGGGCTGGCGCTCCACCCTGGAGATCGACTTCTTCGCCGTCGTCCGCGTCGTCCGGGCGTTCGTCGACGGCATGCGCACCGCCGGCTGGGGGCGCATCGTCCTGCTCGCCAGCGAGGACGCCGTCCAGCCTTACGTCGACGAGCTGCCCTACTGCGCGGCCAAGGCCGCCGTCCTCAGCCTGACCAAGGGCCTGTCCAAGAGCTACGGCTCCGACGGCGTCCTGGTCAACGCCGTGTCCCCGGCCTTCATCGCCAGCCCGATGACCGACGCGATGATGGAGAAGCGGGCCGAGGAGAACGGCACCTCCGTCGACGAGGCCATCGAGTCCTTCCTGGAGGAGGAGCGGCCGGGCATGGAGCTGGGTCGCCGTGGCGAGGTCGAGGAGGTCGCCAGCGTGATCACCTTCCTGTGCTCCGAGCGCGCCAGCTTCGTCAACGGCAGCAACTACCGGGTGGACGCGGGGTCCGTGTCCACCATCTAG
- a CDS encoding copper resistance protein CopC: MSTSRPRRSVLVLLLALAAWLTAAGTAQAHTGLTASTPAEGSTVTEPLAAVTLTFSAAVRGPEVTVAGPDGAAVATGEATADGAVVTVLVAPTATGPHTVTWAVTSADGHRLEGTVAFGYAGPVPTTAAPATTAAPATATPEQARPSEAAASTEDDEGGSSTAALVAVGVVVLAAGGGTLALRRRR, from the coding sequence GTGTCCACCTCCCGACCCCGCCGGTCCGTCCTCGTCCTCCTGCTCGCGCTGGCCGCCTGGCTGACCGCCGCCGGCACCGCCCAGGCGCACACCGGCCTGACCGCGTCCACCCCGGCCGAGGGCAGCACGGTCACCGAGCCGCTGGCGGCCGTCACGCTCACGTTCAGCGCCGCCGTCCGGGGGCCCGAGGTGACCGTGGCCGGCCCGGACGGGGCAGCGGTGGCCACCGGGGAGGCCACCGCCGACGGCGCGGTGGTCACCGTGCTGGTGGCGCCGACGGCGACCGGCCCGCACACCGTCACCTGGGCGGTCACCTCCGCCGACGGCCACCGGCTGGAGGGCACGGTCGCCTTCGGCTACGCCGGACCGGTGCCCACCACGGCCGCGCCGGCGACCACGGCGGCGCCCGCCACCGCGACACCGGAGCAGGCCCGGCCGAGCGAGGCCGCGGCCAGCACCGAGGACGACGAGGGCGGGAGCAGCACCGCCGCCCTGGTCGCCGTGGGCGTCGTGGTGCTCGCTGCCGGCGGCGGCACGCTCGCACTGCGCCGCCGCCGCTGA
- a CDS encoding IclR family transcriptional regulator yields the protein MGQPNPVAVLDKAVAILHAVAAEPATLAELVARTGLPRATAHRLAVALEGHRLVRRTPDGSWTPGPVLAELARGGADRTEQLAGAATRHLVALRDLSGESAQFYVRDGSVRVCVAAAERLSGLRDTVPVGARLPMTAGSAAHALLAFAPADEVTPLLSAASFTARTLLDVRRRGWAHSVAEREPGVASLSAPVRDGAGGVLGAVSVSGPVERLGRRPSPAVVGAVLDAAVAIGRATR from the coding sequence GTGGGACAGCCTAACCCCGTTGCCGTGTTGGACAAAGCCGTCGCGATCCTGCACGCCGTCGCGGCCGAACCGGCCACCCTCGCCGAGCTGGTGGCCCGGACCGGACTGCCCCGGGCCACCGCGCACCGGCTCGCCGTGGCCCTGGAGGGCCACCGCCTGGTGCGGCGCACCCCCGACGGCTCCTGGACCCCCGGCCCGGTGCTGGCCGAGCTCGCCCGGGGCGGCGCCGACCGCACCGAGCAGCTCGCCGGCGCGGCCACCCGGCACCTGGTCGCGCTGCGCGACCTCAGTGGCGAGAGCGCCCAGTTCTACGTCCGGGACGGCTCGGTGCGGGTCTGCGTCGCCGCTGCCGAGCGGCTCTCCGGGCTGCGCGACACCGTGCCCGTCGGCGCCCGGCTGCCGATGACCGCGGGCTCCGCGGCCCACGCGCTGCTCGCCTTCGCTCCCGCCGACGAGGTCACCCCGCTGCTGTCGGCGGCCAGCTTCACCGCCCGCACCCTCCTCGACGTCCGCCGCCGGGGCTGGGCGCACAGCGTGGCCGAGCGCGAGCCGGGCGTCGCCTCGCTGTCCGCCCCGGTCCGGGACGGCGCGGGCGGGGTGCTGGGCGCGGTGTCGGTCTCGGGCCCGGTCGAGCGGCTGGGCCGCCGGCCCAGCCCCGCGGTGGTCGGCGCCGTCCTCGACGCCGCCGTCGCCATCGGCCGCGCCACCCGCTGA
- the galT gene encoding galactose-1-phosphate uridylyltransferase → MISTTRHLADGREIVYFDDAPVSRDAVDPRDLPPVATRSQVRWDPLLGEWVVIAAHRQTRTFLPPTDQCPLCPSTPERATEVPEAHYQVAVFENRFPSLSTEVDRDVPTHAEGNPLVALRPGEGRCEVIVFTADHDRSFADLGAQRARLVVDAWAQRTEVLSALPGVEQVFLFENHGEEIGVTLGHPHGQVYAYPFLAPRVQRVLAQARAYDGDLFADVLAAERTGPRVVAANEHWTAFVPGAARWPYELQLFPHRRVPDVAALTDAERDAFVELYLDVLGRFAHRFEAPMNYISSWNQAPVHEGREDWWLHLQLFSFTRAPGKLKYLAGSESGMGAFVSDTSPEGVAEELRQVVLP, encoded by the coding sequence GTGATCAGCACCACCCGCCACCTCGCCGACGGCCGCGAGATCGTCTACTTCGACGACGCGCCCGTGTCCCGTGACGCCGTCGACCCGCGGGACCTCCCGCCGGTGGCGACGCGCTCCCAGGTCCGCTGGGACCCGCTGCTGGGGGAGTGGGTGGTCATCGCCGCCCACCGACAGACCCGCACGTTCCTGCCGCCGACCGACCAGTGCCCGCTGTGTCCCTCGACCCCGGAGCGGGCGACCGAGGTGCCCGAGGCCCACTACCAGGTCGCGGTGTTCGAGAACCGCTTCCCCTCGCTGTCGACCGAGGTCGACCGGGACGTGCCCACGCACGCCGAGGGGAACCCGCTGGTGGCCCTGCGGCCCGGGGAGGGCCGCTGCGAGGTCATCGTCTTCACCGCCGACCACGACCGCTCCTTCGCCGACCTGGGTGCCCAGCGGGCACGGCTGGTCGTCGACGCCTGGGCGCAGCGCACCGAGGTGCTGTCGGCGCTGCCGGGGGTGGAGCAGGTGTTCCTGTTCGAGAACCACGGCGAGGAGATCGGGGTGACCCTGGGTCACCCGCACGGGCAGGTCTACGCCTACCCGTTCCTCGCCCCCCGGGTGCAGCGGGTCCTGGCCCAGGCCCGGGCGTACGACGGCGACCTGTTCGCCGACGTGCTCGCCGCCGAGCGCACCGGCCCCCGCGTGGTCGCGGCCAACGAGCACTGGACGGCGTTCGTGCCCGGTGCCGCCCGCTGGCCCTACGAGCTCCAGCTCTTCCCGCACCGTCGGGTGCCCGACGTCGCGGCGCTCACCGACGCCGAGCGGGACGCCTTCGTCGAGCTGTACCTGGACGTGCTGGGCCGGTTCGCGCACCGCTTCGAGGCCCCGATGAACTACATCTCCTCCTGGAACCAGGCCCCGGTGCACGAGGGACGCGAGGACTGGTGGCTGCACCTGCAGCTGTTCTCCTTCACCCGCGCCCCGGGGAAGCTGAAGTACCTGGCCGGCTCGGAGTCCGGGATGGGCGCCTTCGTCTCCGACACCTCGCCCGAGGGCGTCGCGGAGGAGCTGCGCCAGGTGGTCCTGCCGTGA
- the leuD gene encoding 3-isopropylmalate dehydratase small subunit, with protein sequence MDAFTTHTGTAAPLRRTNVDTDQIIPAEYLKRITRTGFEDGLFVAWRTNEPDFVLNKPEYAGASILVAGPDFGTGSSREHANWALLDGGFRVVVSARFADIFRNNSTKSGLLTVQLPAADVEALQDASEADPTLEVTVDLVAKEVRWADRTVGFDIDDYTRWRLLEGLDDVGLTERHLEDVTAFEAARPAWLPRTLPVV encoded by the coding sequence ATGGACGCCTTCACCACCCACACCGGCACCGCCGCCCCGCTGCGGCGCACCAACGTCGACACCGACCAGATCATCCCGGCCGAGTACCTCAAGCGGATCACCCGCACCGGCTTCGAGGACGGGCTGTTCGTGGCCTGGCGCACCAACGAGCCGGACTTCGTGCTCAACAAGCCCGAGTACGCCGGCGCCTCGATCCTGGTCGCCGGCCCGGACTTCGGCACCGGCTCCTCCCGCGAGCACGCCAACTGGGCGCTGCTCGACGGCGGCTTCCGGGTCGTGGTCAGCGCCCGCTTCGCCGACATCTTCCGCAACAACTCGACGAAGTCCGGTCTGCTCACCGTGCAGCTGCCCGCGGCCGACGTCGAGGCGCTGCAGGACGCCAGCGAGGCCGACCCCACCCTCGAGGTGACCGTCGACCTGGTCGCCAAGGAGGTCCGCTGGGCCGATCGGACGGTCGGGTTCGACATCGACGACTACACCCGCTGGCGGCTGCTGGAGGGCCTGGACGACGTTGGTCTCACCGAGCGGCACCTCGAGGACGTGACCGCCTTCGAGGCCGCCCGCCCGGCCTGGTTGCCGCGGACCCTGCCGGTCGTCTGA